In Nycticebus coucang isolate mNycCou1 chromosome 9, mNycCou1.pri, whole genome shotgun sequence, the following are encoded in one genomic region:
- the TRIM26 gene encoding tripartite motif-containing protein 26 — translation MATSAPLRSLEEEVTCSICLDYLRDPVTIDCGHVFCRSCTTDVRPISGGRPVCPLCKKPFKKENIRPVWQLASLVENIERLKVDKGRQPGEVAREQQDVKLCERHREKLHYYCEDDGKLLCVICRESREHRPHTAVLIEKAAQPHREKILNHLSTLRRDREKIQGFQAKGEADILATLKKLREQRECIVAEFEQGHQFLREREHHLLDQFRKLEQELTEGREKFKTRGVGELARLTLVISELEGKAQQPAAELMQEDTRDFLNRYPRKKFWIGKPITRVVKKRTGEFSDKVLSLQRGLREFQGKLLRDLEYKTVSVTLDPQSASGYLQLSEDWKCVTYTSLYKSAYLHPQQFDCEPGVLGSKGFTWGKVYWEVEVEREGWSEDEEEGDEEEEGEEEEEEEEAGYGDGYDDWETDEDEESLGDEEEEEEEEDEDILESCMVGVARDSVKRKGDLSLRPEDGVWALRLSSSGIWANTNPEAELFPALRPRRVGIALDYEGGTVTFTNAESQELIYTFTATFTRRLVPFLWLKWPGTRLLLRP, via the exons ATGGCCACATCAGCTCCTCTGCGGAGCCTAGAAGAAGAGGTGACCTGCTCCATCTGCCTCGATTACCTGCGGGATCCTGTGACCATTGACTGCGGCCACGTCTTCTGCCGGAGCTGCACCACTGATGTCCGCCCCATCTCAGGGGGCCGCCCTGTGTGCCCGCTCTGTAAGAAGCCCTTTAAGAAGGAGAACATCCGACCTGTGTGGCAGCTGGCCAGCTTGGTGGAGAATATTGAGCGGCTGAAGGTAGACAAAGGCAGGCAGCCAGGAGAAGTGGCCCGGGAGCAACAGGATGTGAAGTTGTGTGAGCGGCACCGGGAGAAGCTGCATTACTACTGCGAGGATGATGGGAAGCTGTTGTGTGTGATATGCCGGGAGTCCCGGGAGCACAGGCCCCACACAGCTGTGCTCATAGAGAAGGCCGCCCAGCCCCACAGG GAAAAAATCCTTAATCATCTGAGTACCctaaggagagacagagaaaaaattCAGGGCTTCCAGGCCAAGGGAGAAGCTGATATCCTGGCTACACTG AAGAAGCTCCGGGAGCAGAGGGAGTGCATCGTGGCTGAGTTTGAGCAGGGCCATCAGTTCCTGAGGGAGCGGGAGCACCATCTGCTGGACCAGTTCAGAAAGCTGGAGCAGGAGCTCACAGAGGGCAGGGAGAAGTTCAAGACCCGGGGTGTCGGGGAGCTCGCTCGGCTGACGCTGGTTATCTCCGAACTGGAGGGCAAGGCGCAGCAACCCGCTGCGGAGCTCATGCAG GAGGATACCAGAGACTTCCTAAACAG GTATCCGCGGAAGAAGTTCTGGATTGGGAAACCCATCACTCGGGTAGTTAAAAAAAGGACGGGAGAATTCTCAGATAAAGTCCTCTCCCTGCAGCGTGGCCTGAGAGAATTCCAAG GGAAGCTGCTGAGAGACTTGGAATATAAGACAG TGAGTGTCACCCTGGACCCGCAATCGGCCAGTGGGTACCTGCAGCTGTCAGAGGACTGGAAGTGTGTGACCTACACCAGCCTGTACAAGAGTGCCTACCTGCACCCCCAGCAATTTGATTGTGAGCCAGGTGTGCTGGGCAGCAAGGGTTTCACCTGGGGCAAGGTCTACTGGGAAGtggaggtggagagggagggctggtctgaggatgaagaggagggggatgaggaggaagaaggggaagaggaggaggaggaagaggaggctggctATGGGGATGGATACGATGACTGGGAAACAGACGAGGACGAGGAGTCGTTGggtgatgaagaggaggaggaggaagaggaagacgaGGACATTCTGGAAAGCTGCATGGTGGGGGTGGCCAGAGACTCTGTGAAGAGAAAGGGAGACCTCTCCCTGCGGCCGGAGGATGGGGTATGGGCTCTGCGCCTCTCCTCCTCGGGTATCTGGGCCAACACGAACCCTGAGGCTGAGCTCTTCCCTGCACTGCGGCCCCGGAGAGTGGGCATTGCCCTGGATTATGAAGGGGGGACTGTGACTTTTACCAATGCAGAGTCACAGGAACTCATCTATACCTTCACTGCCACCTTCACCCGTCGCCTGGTCCCCttcctgtggcttaagtggccaGGAACGCGCCTCCTGCTGAGACCTTAA